A stretch of Aedes aegypti strain LVP_AGWG chromosome 2, AaegL5.0 Primary Assembly, whole genome shotgun sequence DNA encodes these proteins:
- the LOC110677170 gene encoding titin-like produces MKAFVVLSMALAVASCAAVDDSSSKKDKRGLWELGYGDHDLHGFDDHHHDHHEVKHLHTTITNKVPVPYPVEVEKHVPVHVKVPYPVEVEKKVPVYVEKKVPVYVEKKVPVHVDRPVPYPVEVKVPVVHKEYVEVPKPYAVHVEKPVPVYVHKPVYVEKHVPITVTIKKHEKKHWF; encoded by the exons ATGAAG GCGTTCGTTGTGTTGTCTATGGCTTTGGCCGTTGCTTCCTGTGCGGCAGTTGACGATTCCTCCAGCAAGAAGGACAAACGTGGCCTTTGGGAACTGGGTTATGGTGATCACGATTTGCACGGATTCGATGACCATCATCACGATCATCATGAAGTGAAGCATCTGCACACCACAATCACCAATAAGGTCCCAGTTCCATATCCAGTTGAGGTTGAGAAGCACGTGCCAGTCCACGTGAAGGTTCCATACCCGGTTGAGGTTGAGAAGAAGGTCCCGGTCTATGTGGAAAAGAAGGTTCCAGTGTACGTTGAGAAGAAGGTCCCAGTCCACGTTGATCGTCCCGTCCCATACCCAGTCGAGGTGAAGGTCCCAGTTGTCCACAAGGAATACGTCGAAGTGCCAAAACCATACGCAGTTCATGTTGAGAAGCCCGTCCCAGTGTACGTCCACAAGCCAGTGTACGTTGAGAAGCATGTCCCAATTACCGTTACCATCAAGAAGCACGAGAAGAAGCACTGGTTCTAA